One segment of Clostridium ljungdahlii DSM 13528 DNA contains the following:
- the hemB gene encoding porphobilinogen synthase, producing MFRRHRRLRKNPIIRDMVRETVLNPSDFIYPLFVVEGENIKEEISSLDNNYHYSIDSLPEVVKEIKDAGVKSVILFGIPDHKDEVATSAFEENGIIQKAVRKLKELDPELYIITDVCMCEYTSHGHCGILNGHEVDNDETLKYIAKIALSHAQAGADMVAPSDMMDGRVEAIRNILDENGFKNVAIMAYSAKYCSAFYGPFRDAADSAPKFGDRKGYQMDPANVREAMLEIEDDIKEGADIIMVKPALPYLDVVRLARDKFDLPVAAYNVSGEFAMVKAAAKAGLIDEKAIVKEMLTCIKRAGAGMIITYYALDICRWIKEDFK from the coding sequence ATGTTTAGAAGACACAGAAGACTTAGAAAGAATCCAATTATAAGAGATATGGTTAGGGAAACTGTACTCAATCCAAGCGATTTTATTTACCCATTATTTGTGGTAGAAGGAGAAAATATTAAAGAAGAAATATCTTCACTGGACAATAATTACCACTATTCTATTGACAGTCTTCCTGAAGTTGTAAAAGAAATTAAGGATGCAGGAGTAAAAAGTGTAATTTTATTTGGAATTCCAGATCATAAAGATGAGGTGGCAACTTCAGCTTTTGAGGAAAATGGAATAATTCAAAAGGCAGTTAGAAAACTAAAAGAATTAGACCCAGAACTTTATATAATTACAGACGTATGCATGTGTGAGTATACAAGCCACGGCCACTGTGGAATACTCAATGGACATGAAGTAGACAATGATGAAACACTTAAATATATAGCTAAAATAGCACTTTCTCATGCACAAGCTGGAGCAGATATGGTAGCACCATCGGATATGATGGATGGAAGAGTTGAGGCTATTAGAAATATATTAGATGAAAATGGATTTAAAAACGTAGCCATAATGGCTTACAGTGCCAAATACTGTTCTGCATTTTATGGACCTTTTAGAGATGCAGCGGATTCAGCACCTAAATTTGGTGACAGAAAGGGTTATCAGATGGATCCAGCCAATGTAAGAGAAGCTATGCTGGAAATAGAAGATGATATAAAAGAAGGGGCAGACATAATAATGGTAAAACCAGCTCTTCCTTATCTAGATGTAGTGAGACTTGCCAGAGATAAATTTGACTTGCCGGTAGCTGCTTATAATGTAAGTGGAGAATTTGCCATGGTTAAGGCAGCAGCTAAAGCTGGTCTTATAGATGAAAAAGCTATAGTAAAGGAAATGTTAACTTGTATAAAGAGGGCAGGAGCAGGAAT
- the cobA gene encoding uroporphyrinogen-III C-methyltransferase, with translation MGKVYLIGAGPGDEELITLKAVRKLSECTAVMYDRLAGPGILKYVNEDCEIYYCGKEPGCHYKNQDEINNMLVELAKKGHVVGRIKGGDPYVFGRGGEEALALLKENIEFEVIPGITSPISALNYAGIPVTHRKVARSFHIFTGKTAEKLDINWEAAAKIGGTLIFLMGFRNLEVICSKLKENGMDENTPCAVVMRGTTSKQKKVVGKIKDIKEKAEEAGLTSPCIIVIGDVIKFNEQLDWYEKKPLFGKNVCITRSKAQSREMREKLLDLGAQVTEIHSIEIKYTSENIKEYLDKLLEYDYIIFTSVNGVNSFFERLLTENYDIRNIKGKFAAIGPATERAIKSKGIIPEIVAEKFVAESLHDKMKGFIKKGDKVFIPRSKNARPYLAEALREEGCIVDECYTYETVAGSLTDKNCFNDVDTVIFTSPTTVRNMIELVGLSAIKEKQVISIGPITGKELKKHDIDYEMSEEYTTDGVIKQLLEGK, from the coding sequence ATGGGAAAAGTTTATCTTATTGGTGCAGGACCTGGAGATGAGGAACTTATAACTTTAAAGGCAGTGAGAAAATTAAGTGAATGTACTGCAGTTATGTATGACAGGTTGGCAGGCCCTGGAATTTTAAAATATGTAAATGAGGACTGTGAAATATATTACTGTGGTAAGGAACCAGGATGCCATTATAAAAATCAAGATGAAATAAATAACATGTTAGTTGAACTTGCTAAAAAGGGACATGTAGTAGGAAGAATTAAAGGCGGAGATCCCTATGTATTTGGAAGAGGAGGAGAAGAAGCGCTGGCTCTTTTAAAAGAAAATATAGAGTTTGAGGTCATACCGGGAATAACTTCTCCAATATCAGCCTTAAATTATGCAGGAATACCTGTAACTCATAGAAAGGTAGCTCGAAGCTTTCATATCTTTACAGGAAAGACTGCTGAAAAGCTGGATATAAATTGGGAAGCTGCAGCTAAAATAGGAGGAACACTGATTTTCCTAATGGGATTTAGAAACTTGGAAGTAATATGCAGCAAGCTTAAGGAAAATGGCATGGATGAAAATACTCCTTGTGCCGTAGTTATGAGGGGAACTACTTCAAAGCAGAAAAAAGTTGTAGGAAAAATAAAAGACATAAAAGAAAAAGCTGAAGAGGCAGGACTAACTTCTCCCTGCATAATAGTTATAGGAGATGTTATAAAATTCAATGAGCAGCTTGATTGGTATGAGAAAAAGCCTCTCTTTGGAAAAAATGTATGTATCACAAGGTCAAAGGCTCAGTCACGTGAAATGAGAGAAAAACTTCTTGATTTAGGAGCTCAGGTTACTGAGATACATTCCATAGAAATAAAATATACTTCAGAAAATATCAAAGAATATTTAGATAAATTGCTGGAGTATGATTATATTATTTTCACCAGCGTAAATGGGGTGAACAGCTTTTTTGAACGACTTCTAACCGAAAATTATGATATTAGAAATATAAAAGGAAAATTTGCAGCTATAGGCCCTGCCACAGAAAGAGCTATAAAAAGTAAGGGAATTATACCTGAAATAGTAGCAGAAAAGTTTGTAGCTGAAAGTCTCCACGATAAAATGAAAGGTTTCATAAAAAAAGGAGACAAGGTATTTATTCCAAGATCTAAAAATGCAAGACCTTATTTGGCAGAAGCCTTGAGAGAAGAAGGCTGCATAGTAGATGAATGTTATACTTATGAGACAGTAGCTGGAAGCTTAACTGATAAAAATTGTTTCAATGACGTAGATACAGTTATTTTTACAAGTCCAACTACAGTTAGAAACATGATAGAACTTGTAGGGCTTTCTGCTATAAAGGAAAAACAGGTAATTTCTATAGGACCTATAACAGGTAAAGAGCTGAAAAAGCATGATATAGATTATGAAATGTCTGAAGAATATACTACAGACGGAGTTATAAAACAACTATTAGAAGGGAAGTAA
- the hemC gene encoding hydroxymethylbilane synthase: MNFKIATRKSKLAQTQTEIVMDILQKDYNAKCEKVLIETMGDKRLDIALNKIGGKGLFLKEIELALLKDEADAAVHSMKDVPFDVPEDFEIAAIMQREDVRDAFVSKDKVPFDELPKGAKIGTSSNRRAEQLKILRPDIEIAPIRGNIQTRISKIESQNLDGIVLAAAGIKRSHLEELVTEYFKVEDMVPAIGQGALGIETKKDSKNKSFFSKLDDENTRICVEAERSFMRTLNGDCHSTIGAYAKIDKDTINIMGMFMVGNKLIKKDVTGNKEDYMVLGEKLAKMILKA; the protein is encoded by the coding sequence TTGAATTTTAAAATTGCAACTAGAAAGAGCAAATTAGCCCAGACTCAAACTGAAATAGTAATGGATATACTACAAAAAGATTATAATGCAAAGTGTGAAAAAGTGCTTATAGAAACAATGGGAGACAAGAGACTTGACATAGCCCTAAATAAAATAGGTGGAAAAGGTCTTTTCTTAAAGGAAATTGAGCTGGCACTTCTTAAAGATGAAGCAGATGCAGCAGTTCACAGTATGAAAGATGTACCTTTTGATGTGCCGGAAGATTTTGAAATAGCTGCTATTATGCAGAGAGAAGATGTAAGGGATGCCTTTGTATCTAAAGATAAAGTACCTTTTGATGAACTTCCTAAAGGAGCTAAAATTGGGACAAGCAGCAATAGAAGGGCAGAGCAGTTAAAGATATTAAGGCCGGATATAGAAATAGCTCCTATAAGGGGAAATATACAGACTAGAATAAGTAAAATAGAAAGCCAAAATTTAGATGGCATAGTTTTGGCAGCTGCAGGAATTAAAAGGTCTCACTTAGAGGAACTAGTTACTGAGTATTTTAAGGTGGAAGATATGGTACCTGCAATTGGACAAGGAGCTCTTGGTATAGAAACAAAAAAAGACAGTAAAAATAAGAGCTTTTTCAGTAAATTAGACGATGAAAATACAAGAATTTGTGTAGAAGCTGAAAGAAGCTTTATGAGGACATTAAATGGAGATTGTCATTCCACCATAGGTGCCTATGCAAAAATAGATAAAGATACTATAAATATCATGGGAATGTTCATGGTAGGAAATAAACTTATAAAAAAAGATGTAACAGGGAACAAGGAAGATTATATGGTTTTAGGTGAAAAACTTGCAAAAATGATATTGAAAGCTTAA
- a CDS encoding NAD(P)-dependent oxidoreductase, producing the protein MKVNNLENNNMLLSLLSPKIKVIILGGGHAAYIKSKTFSKKGCQVYILSKKFMDDFENIGSLPNVNIINAEYEKKYIEDKHLVVIATDDVKVNYSIAEDCRKLCKIYIDATKPENGNCITPCQRNTKNVSIGINTKGVSPVTSVFIANKLVDYIKDYDEFVEFTSHIRNSICSIDDKKKIMKFICTDDFYFFYKKGKALDVINMFFTTANLRITQDGDNI; encoded by the coding sequence ATGAAGGTAAACAACTTAGAAAATAATAATATGCTTTTGTCGCTGCTATCTCCTAAAATAAAAGTGATTATATTAGGGGGAGGACATGCAGCTTACATTAAATCAAAAACCTTTTCAAAAAAAGGATGCCAGGTTTATATATTGTCTAAAAAGTTTATGGATGATTTTGAAAATATAGGGAGCCTCCCTAATGTAAATATAATTAATGCAGAGTATGAAAAGAAGTATATAGAAGACAAGCACCTTGTAGTAATAGCTACAGATGATGTGAAAGTAAACTACAGCATAGCAGAGGATTGCAGAAAGCTATGTAAAATATATATAGATGCAACTAAGCCTGAAAATGGAAATTGCATTACACCCTGCCAGAGAAATACTAAAAATGTTTCAATTGGGATAAATACAAAAGGAGTATCACCTGTAACTTCTGTATTTATTGCAAATAAGCTGGTAGATTATATAAAAGACTATGATGAATTTGTAGAATTTACTTCTCATATAAGAAACAGCATTTGCAGTATAGATGATAAGAAAAAAATTATGAAGTTTATATGTACAGATGACTTTTACTTTTTTTATAAAAAGGGAAAGGCCCTAGATGTAATAAATATGTTTTTTACAACAGCAAATTTAAGGATAACACAGGATGGTGATAACATTTGA
- a CDS encoding pyridoxal phosphate-dependent aminotransferase: protein MEHGGDIYTEGLLKGRKLLDFSSNINPLGVPLSFKENIEKALKDVEKYPDVEYRQLKNSIKEYINFSLNYFYPMTTCSNTPTSSSGSKEQLRPWITISKYQVKSKTPSDAKNSVYIEEEKISSSMEDTNIVLGNGAAEIIDLVISCFKSICIVVPSFIEYEKNAAEWNCQIIHSHLKENMEYDYKDIGQKITKSEALIIGNPNNPNGGVIDKDKFKEILDYCEENHKTIIIDEAFVEFTGKRGCSFLRESQKYKCVFLIRALTKFFALPGIRMGYGLCKNENLIKSIKSKQNPWNINSFAETAAESVLKDKKYIEESICWIEKERKFMLDELKEIPLFEKVYDSYSNFVLCKMKYEDCQKLYGRCLKEDVLIRRCNNFKELDSKFIRLAVKDRWRNERILQVLKKISKDVTT, encoded by the coding sequence ATGGAACATGGTGGAGATATATATACAGAGGGACTTTTAAAGGGAAGAAAGCTTTTGGATTTCAGTTCGAATATAAATCCACTAGGAGTACCTTTAAGTTTCAAAGAAAATATAGAAAAAGCATTAAAAGATGTAGAAAAGTATCCTGATGTGGAGTATAGACAACTTAAAAATTCAATAAAAGAGTATATAAATTTTTCATTAAATTACTTTTATCCGATGACTACCTGCTCTAATACTCCCACTTCTTCAAGTGGGAGCAAAGAGCAGCTACGTCCCTGGATAACGATTTCTAAGTATCAGGTGAAGTCAAAAACTCCATCTGATGCCAAGAACTCTGTTTACATTGAAGAAGAAAAAATATCAAGCAGCATGGAAGATACGAACATTGTATTAGGTAATGGAGCTGCAGAGATAATAGATCTTGTAATCAGCTGTTTTAAAAGCATCTGTATTGTAGTACCTTCTTTTATAGAATATGAAAAAAATGCAGCAGAATGGAACTGCCAAATAATACATTCACATTTGAAAGAGAATATGGAGTATGATTATAAAGATATCGGACAAAAAATAACAAAGTCAGAAGCATTAATTATTGGTAATCCAAATAACCCAAATGGCGGTGTAATAGATAAAGATAAGTTTAAAGAAATACTTGATTACTGCGAGGAAAATCATAAAACAATAATTATAGATGAAGCTTTTGTGGAGTTTACAGGAAAAAGAGGATGTTCTTTTTTAAGGGAATCGCAGAAATATAAATGTGTATTTTTAATCAGAGCTCTTACTAAATTTTTTGCACTGCCGGGAATAAGAATGGGATATGGTCTTTGTAAAAATGAAAATTTAATAAAAAGTATAAAATCCAAACAAAATCCATGGAACATAAACTCTTTTGCAGAAACAGCAGCTGAGAGTGTACTTAAAGATAAGAAATACATAGAAGAGTCCATTTGTTGGATAGAAAAAGAAAGAAAATTTATGTTAGATGAGTTAAAAGAGATACCTTTGTTTGAAAAAGTGTATGATAGCTACAGCAATTTTGTATTATGTAAAATGAAATATGAAGATTGTCAGAAGCTATATGGTAGATGTTTAAAAGAAGATGTTCTCATAAGAAGATGCAATAATTTTAAGGAACTTGATAGTAAATTTATAAGATTAGCGGTAAAAGATAGGTGGAGAAATGAAAGAATACTACAGGTGTTAAAAAAAATAAGTAAAGATGTAACTACTTAA
- the cbiB gene encoding adenosylcobinamide-phosphate synthase CbiB produces the protein MNLIDIVIAVVIDWIIGDPYWFPHPVIYIGKLISYLDKKGRKLCKKEESLKAFGGLIVFLVAFVSFIVPFAVLLLLRKNVILYNIVNTFIIWTTISAKCLAVEAKKVYYALKKEDIEDARTKLSYIVGRDTSSLSSQEIIRADVETVAENTSDGVIAPLIYAAIFGAPLAMLYKGINTMDSMLGYMNEKYRYIGFFPAKVDDVFNFIPSRITGVLMCISAFVVKGNPFKSFKIMIRDRKNHKSPNCAYPEAAAAGAMRIQLGGTNVYFGQVVYKPTIGDRLMELSFKHIGQCIIIMYFTEILFMILCGIVIIGLPRA, from the coding sequence ATGAATTTAATAGATATTGTGATAGCAGTTGTAATTGATTGGATAATAGGAGATCCCTATTGGTTTCCCCATCCCGTTATATATATAGGAAAGCTTATATCTTATTTAGATAAAAAGGGAAGAAAGCTTTGCAAAAAAGAGGAGAGCTTAAAAGCATTTGGTGGATTAATTGTTTTCCTTGTTGCATTTGTTAGTTTTATTGTGCCTTTTGCAGTACTGCTGCTTTTAAGAAAAAATGTTATTTTATACAATATAGTAAATACATTTATTATTTGGACGACTATTTCTGCTAAATGCCTTGCTGTAGAGGCAAAGAAAGTATACTATGCCCTTAAAAAGGAAGATATTGAAGATGCAAGAACCAAGCTTTCTTATATAGTTGGAAGGGATACATCCTCTTTAAGCAGTCAGGAAATAATAAGGGCAGATGTGGAAACTGTGGCGGAAAATACTTCCGATGGAGTAATAGCACCACTTATATATGCAGCTATTTTTGGAGCACCACTTGCTATGCTCTATAAGGGAATAAATACTATGGATTCCATGCTTGGATATATGAATGAAAAGTATAGATACATAGGATTTTTTCCTGCAAAGGTAGATGACGTATTTAATTTTATACCTTCTAGAATTACAGGGGTACTTATGTGTATATCCGCTTTTGTAGTAAAAGGAAATCCTTTTAAGTCTTTTAAAATAATGATAAGGGACAGGAAAAACCACAAGAGTCCTAATTGTGCTTATCCTGAGGCAGCAGCAGCTGGAGCTATGAGAATACAGCTTGGTGGCACAAATGTTTATTTTGGTCAAGTAGTTTATAAACCTACTATAGGGGATAGACTTATGGAACTAAGTTTTAAACACATAGGACAGTGCATAATAATTATGTATTTTACCGAAATACTTTTTATGATTTTATGTGGAATAGTTATAATTGGATTACCCAGAGCGTAA
- a CDS encoding cobyric acid synthase produces MAKIMIQGTGSSVGKSIIVSALCRIFKQDGYSVCPFKSQNMSLNSYITLDGKEMGRAQVLQAYAAGLQPEAYMNPILLKPTSDKKCQIIVNGKVYGNSTAMQYHNMKLEFRDMLKEHFEKMEKKFDIIVMEGAGSPAEINLRDRDIVNMGMAESVDAPVLLAGDIDKGGVFASIAGTMLLFTEEEKKRVKGTIINKFRGDKDILEPGLKMLEDIVKVPCLGVIPHFRLALEDEDGAVEFNKRVTAPIDIAVIKLPHISNFTDLDALKSEEDVSVRFITSVEEFGNPDLVIIPGSKNTIEDLLKIRQCGLEDRIKEYSKTGLVIGLCGGYQMLGKVIEDPYGVETDVGKVEGIGLLDIETIFEKEKVTTRVNAKSKIDFPIKKDGESLTNRKLDVYGYEIHMGICKYGKDARPLFNITDKNGEKVDTEDGAINMSGNVIGSYIHGVFDGIDFREFIVNKIRENKGLGYKKSKTYENLREGELDKLASIVRKNLDIDKIYNIMGIKR; encoded by the coding sequence ATGGCAAAAATTATGATTCAGGGAACTGGTTCTTCTGTAGGAAAAAGTATAATTGTTTCAGCCCTTTGTAGAATATTTAAACAAGATGGTTATTCAGTATGTCCTTTTAAATCTCAAAATATGTCATTGAACTCATATATAACATTAGATGGCAAAGAGATGGGACGGGCTCAGGTACTTCAGGCTTATGCAGCTGGATTGCAGCCGGAAGCATATATGAACCCTATATTGTTAAAACCAACTTCAGATAAGAAATGCCAAATAATAGTTAACGGAAAAGTGTATGGTAACAGCACTGCTATGCAATATCATAATATGAAGCTGGAATTTAGGGATATGCTTAAAGAACACTTTGAAAAGATGGAGAAGAAATTTGACATAATAGTAATGGAAGGAGCAGGAAGTCCTGCAGAAATAAATTTAAGAGATAGAGACATTGTAAATATGGGTATGGCAGAATCAGTAGATGCACCAGTACTTTTAGCAGGAGACATAGACAAAGGAGGAGTATTTGCATCCATTGCAGGAACAATGCTGCTTTTTACAGAAGAGGAGAAAAAAAGAGTAAAGGGTACTATAATAAATAAATTTAGAGGAGATAAAGATATACTGGAGCCGGGGCTTAAGATGCTTGAGGATATAGTAAAGGTACCTTGTCTTGGTGTCATACCTCATTTTAGATTGGCACTTGAGGATGAAGATGGAGCTGTAGAATTCAATAAAAGAGTTACAGCACCTATTGATATAGCCGTAATAAAGCTGCCTCATATATCTAATTTTACAGATTTAGATGCGCTTAAGAGCGAAGAAGACGTTTCCGTAAGATTTATAACATCTGTAGAAGAGTTTGGAAATCCAGATTTAGTCATTATTCCAGGAAGTAAAAATACTATAGAAGATCTACTTAAAATTAGACAGTGCGGCCTTGAGGATCGAATAAAAGAATATAGTAAAACTGGACTTGTCATAGGACTATGCGGTGGATATCAAATGCTTGGTAAAGTCATAGAAGATCCTTATGGAGTGGAGACAGATGTAGGAAAAGTAGAGGGTATAGGACTTTTAGACATAGAAACTATATTTGAAAAAGAAAAGGTTACAACTAGAGTAAATGCAAAAAGTAAAATTGACTTTCCAATAAAAAAGGATGGCGAATCTTTAACTAATAGAAAATTGGATGTATACGGATATGAAATACATATGGGAATATGCAAATATGGAAAAGATGCAAGACCATTGTTTAATATAACTGATAAAAATGGTGAAAAGGTTGACACAGAAGATGGTGCCATAAATATGTCAGGAAATGTAATTGGATCTTATATACATGGAGTTTTCGATGGAATTGATTTTAGAGAATTTATTGTAAATAAGATAAGAGAAAATAAAGGATTAGGTTATAAAAAATCTAAGACATATGAAAATCTTAGAGAAGGAGAATTGGATAAGTTAGCAAGCATAGTGCGAAAGAATTTAGATATAGATAAGATATACAATATTATGGGAATTAAAAGATAG
- a CDS encoding energy-coupling factor ABC transporter ATP-binding protein, with protein sequence MIKIENAFFKYKNNEVLKDINVTIEQGESIALIGANGSGKSTFLKLLNGVVFPTKGNYYFDDVKICKNELEKGNFSKKFHKKVGFVFQNSDAQLFCSSVYEEIAFGPRQMGMDEDEVNKRVNDCLELLNVKDLENREPYNISGGEKKRVAIAAVLALNPEVLVLDEPMSGIDPKGKKFLNDLFIKLNKAGKTIICSTHDFEYVNGLFKRVLVFSEDHHIIRDDAYNKVMEDTEFLVKYNIK encoded by the coding sequence ATGATAAAAATTGAGAATGCTTTTTTTAAATATAAAAATAATGAAGTATTAAAAGATATAAATGTAACTATAGAACAAGGAGAATCCATAGCGCTTATAGGTGCAAATGGAAGTGGTAAATCTACCTTTTTAAAATTATTAAATGGAGTGGTATTTCCCACAAAGGGAAATTACTATTTTGATGATGTGAAAATATGTAAAAATGAATTGGAAAAAGGTAACTTCTCAAAGAAGTTCCATAAAAAAGTAGGATTTGTATTCCAAAACTCCGATGCACAACTTTTTTGCTCTAGTGTATACGAGGAAATTGCTTTTGGACCAAGGCAAATGGGAATGGATGAAGATGAAGTAAATAAAAGGGTAAATGACTGTCTAGAACTTTTAAATGTGAAGGATTTAGAAAACAGGGAGCCTTATAACATAAGTGGGGGAGAAAAAAAGAGAGTGGCTATAGCTGCTGTACTTGCATTAAATCCTGAAGTTTTGGTTTTAGATGAGCCTATGAGTGGAATAGACCCTAAGGGAAAGAAATTCTTAAATGATCTTTTTATCAAATTAAATAAAGCAGGAAAAACTATAATATGTTCAACACATGATTTTGAATATGTTAATGGACTTTTTAAACGAGTTCTTGTATTTTCTGAAGATCACCATATAATAAGGGATGACGCTTACAACAAAGTAATGGAGGATACTGAGTTTTTAGTGAAATATAATATCAAATAG
- a CDS encoding energy-coupling factor transporter transmembrane component T — translation MEDWLLKKDEYVPKEDKDKFIDKSIFSILHLLSLIKRNNKVNNSFIYNLNPMLKLSFTILNILFLSLSKNFTYVMLVDVYFLLILSFLDVQDIKKILLLSISIPFFTFIMLIPSILMGNIRNSEMLLLKVAGTIISINVLSYTTKWHDITKALKMFFIPDIFILVFDITLKYIYILGEFSLDMFYALKLRSIGRNSKKYSSISKIIGSLFLKSKEMGDEMYCAMECRGFTGEYVSHKKFKFKFFDLIYLIVNVLIITMYFYISRVGLR, via the coding sequence ATGGAGGATTGGCTTTTAAAAAAGGATGAATACGTTCCCAAAGAAGATAAAGACAAATTTATAGATAAAAGTATATTTTCTATATTACATCTATTATCTCTTATCAAAAGGAACAATAAAGTAAATAATAGCTTTATATATAATTTAAATCCTATGTTAAAACTTTCCTTTACTATTTTAAATATATTATTTTTATCGTTGTCTAAAAATTTTACTTATGTAATGCTTGTAGATGTTTATTTTCTACTAATTTTAAGTTTTTTGGATGTTCAAGATATAAAAAAAATACTGCTTTTAAGCATTTCTATTCCATTTTTTACATTTATAATGCTCATACCTTCCATACTTATGGGGAACATTAGAAATAGTGAAATGCTTTTACTAAAAGTAGCTGGTACTATAATTTCAATAAATGTTTTATCTTATACAACTAAATGGCATGATATAACTAAGGCGCTAAAGATGTTTTTTATACCAGACATATTTATTTTGGTATTTGACATAACTTTAAAATACATTTATATATTAGGTGAATTTTCTTTGGACATGTTTTATGCACTAAAGCTTAGATCTATAGGAAGAAATAGTAAAAAGTATTCTTCTATTTCAAAGATAATTGGCAGTTTATTTTTAAAATCAAAAGAAATGGGAGATGAAATGTATTGTGCTATGGAATGTAGGGGATTTACAGGAGAATATGTGTCTCACAAAAAATTTAAATTTAAGTTTTTTGATCTAATATATTTAATAGTTAATGTACTTATCATAACTATGTATTTTTACATATCTAGGGTGGGATTAAGATGA
- a CDS encoding NUDIX domain-containing protein, whose product MKRISEKTLYKGKWIQLQEITYTGKNNEELKWERIKRTNTTNTVVIVGKLVPSNKYIFIKQYRAAIDKYVIGFPAGLVEGDNIGENALRELEEETGYKGEVKSMSPMLYSNPALLTDKVTLARVDIYEDLMENQIPIQKLEPEEDIQVIALHREELKDFLIKEQARGTAIGMGVWYVFYGLS is encoded by the coding sequence ATGAAAAGAATATCGGAAAAAACACTGTATAAAGGAAAGTGGATTCAATTACAGGAAATAACTTATACAGGAAAAAATAATGAGGAGTTAAAGTGGGAAAGAATAAAGAGAACCAATACTACAAATACAGTAGTAATAGTTGGCAAACTCGTACCATCTAATAAGTATATATTTATCAAACAATACAGAGCTGCTATAGATAAATACGTTATTGGATTTCCAGCAGGTCTTGTGGAAGGGGATAATATAGGCGAAAATGCACTACGAGAATTGGAGGAGGAAACTGGATATAAGGGAGAAGTAAAGTCAATGAGCCCTATGCTTTATTCAAATCCTGCACTTTTAACGGATAAGGTTACGTTAGCAAGGGTTGATATATATGAAGATTTAATGGAAAATCAAATTCCCATACAAAAGCTGGAGCCAGAGGAAGATATACAGGTAATTGCACTTCACAGAGAAGAACTTAAAGACTTTTTGATTAAAGAACAGGCAAGGGGAACTGCTATAGGAATGGGTGTATGGTATGTTTTTTATGGATTAAGCTAA